In the Necator americanus strain Aroian chromosome X, whole genome shotgun sequence genome, CTGATAACGCTTAGCTGCAAGCAGACATTCGATAAGTTTCAGGCAGTAATCATGGATCTGAAACAATAATGGAGAACATTTTGAGACATTAACTTCACAATCTTTCACTGAATACTTACTAAAGCTGGATCTATATCGTCAACACTACGACGTTCATTAAAAGCGGCTGTTCCTAGACGGCGTACAAACTTCTCCCAGTTCGTATTAGTGATGGCGTTCATCGCAGCAACGCGTAGAGTATTGCTTAGGAAAATTCCTAAGTGTACAACCGATCATCAGCAACAAATGGAATTCTTCGAAACAATTTTTCCACAGCTCATAGGTTTTATAGCACTGAATATGGCGTTTGTTAGTGTTTCGAAGAATTCAGGGAGACTGACTTCGAAAAAGACAGACCACTCAATTAAAGTGACGAAGATGATTTAAGTCATCAAATGTGTAACTACTATGAAGCCATGGTGACTTGGGTACTACTGCAAAGGTTCATAGAAGAAGCAAGTATTTTGATGCACTCAGTACTCGCTTCCAAGATTTACTTTTCCTgtatcaaaaatttgaacagaAGATCTGAACGTCTACATTTTAAAGGTatacaaacaaaataacataCCATTTTTAGAGCTGCGGCGTCTACTAGCAGTTTCTTGATTGCGATGGACTTCATAAAAGTGAGGAGTGAGAAGCATTCGACAACAACGAACAAACTGCTCTGTTTTCTGCGATTCGAAAAGGACGTCTGCTTGTCGAATAAGCAGCCTTTCATCCTGAAATCCTACGCAACAGTTTAGTTCGCAAGAGTAAAAATCAAACATCATAGAAGGgaataaaatttctgcaaaaatcatTAATGTTTGTTCATAGTTGGGTAAGTATGATCTGAAGCCTGGTACAGTCATTAAGCGATTGCGCTTGAAGAGGAGCGGTGGATGTAGCAGCTGCGTTCGGTAGCATCCACATCTGTTGCAGTCAGCACTGCAGAGAtgattaagagaaaaaatacacaGTTCGATCGTATCAAGCGACGATCACACATCAATCGCAGCTTTACCGCGTCATTTCGAGGACGTTTACGCATTCGCGCCGGCCTTCAGGACGTTTTTACCTGACTATCGCTACTGTACAACAACCTACCAAATATAACGAAACATTAGACAATAATAGCAAAGATCCAGCTCATTTCACCAGCTCAAAATCAGAGACCTTAAATTAGTTGTTTGGCTGAGGAAGTCGCtgtcaaattttttaataattaatatttaaaaataataataatttaatttacaaATTCGACAATGGCTGGATCATTCTTGCTCGCCATGAAGTTAACAATTGCGGGGTTTTTGATATCTTACTTTAATACCCGAATAACTCAGTCAACTCAGAGTGGTCCCTGCAAAGAAGAATATGAACAGTTAATCTCTAGAAGTACGGAGATAAGtcttaaattttctcttttaaaaaagagttaaaaatcattttgttcAAGACAGTTATATTCCCTCTTACTGGATTTAGTATTCTATAGAACGCAAATCCACAAGCTTCATACTTTTAAAAGAActacttcgaaaattttcaagctACATAGAAGCCAGCCACTCAAGAAGTACAGTTATGCATTCGCAGTAACCAGCTGATTTCTGAAAACAGCGGCGCTGTCCACGTGACCGCTCACGCTAGAATGCGCAACAAATCAGAATTTTCACCGAACTGTATGAAAATTGCATGAATACATTAGAATATGATGACCACAGTGAAATTTACCACTATTTtgcattgaaaagaaaaatagaataaccAACCGGAAGATGGGTGCATGTATCCAAGTCGTAATCTTGTAGAGTTTCTAACGCACGATCCGACTGACCAATCTTCTGCTGCAGACCAGATAAGTTGATTCGAGCGTCGACGTGGCCGGGATTTACTTGTAGCACCTTTTCGAACGATTCCATCGCAGTTGGAATATCTTTCAAAGCCTGTAGCAAATTCCGATATGAGATATGCAAAGCAAAATGATATCATATCTAACCTTTGTTAGAACATAAGTCGATTTTTGTAAACTTGGAAACGGAAACAACTGAACTGTTTGAAAGCAGCATGTTTAAATACTATCTAGTTTGGATGTTTTGTCaagataaaaaaatcttcgctTATCTATGAGCATATATGAGCCGTAATCACCATCTTATGAAACATTTGCATATGCTCATACGCTCATATGCATGTTTTTAGCATACGCAAAATGACTAGTGTAATAATATGAGCAGATGTTTGTGACTGGTATCGACAATACAGTTGAAACATTCTGTCAACTTCTGCGAAAATCTAAGAAAGCACTAGTGAAGTAGATGCTGATTTAGCagtaataaaatacaaaaaataataggtGACTGACTATTTAGAATTCAAATATCATATGTATATTCACGCCACATATGTTttcgatgaaataaaaaaaatgaggtagGTAAATCTCCAACAAGTTCCTATAGAAAAACATTTGACTCACGGCAGCTGTATTTCCATAAATGAACCACATTTCCGCATTATCACAGTAGTTGTTCCATTCTTGCAAACTTTCCAGAAACAACTGTAATGCTCGCAACCATTAATAGTTTAAAACGAAGACTGTCTACCCACAATAACAGCCTTCGTACCAGCCGTATGCAACGtcgaagagaaaatgaattcaTTATACAGTAATAAAAAGCGGAGGAGGCAGACGCGTCGAAACCAACCTTTGTGGTTTTAAACGCATCACAGTTGTAGAACGCCCTGGCGATTTCGAGCACATATGGCTCCTCATTGTGATTAGTCAAATTTCTCTTGAGAAGAATTTCTTTCAGTGGCTAAAAATAGGACCAAATCAGGACATACAACATcttaatcaaaaaataatgcagTCATAAACATTTTACTGGTTTTGAGGTAAGAATACTACATATAGTTTTAGTGTAGAAAATAACGACTCACTGTAGCCAAGTCTCTCCTTCCCAAACCAATGAAACAAACTATCAGTCGACTGAGAGTTATAGTACTGAATGACTCGTCCACATGAAACTCAACGTCGCTTTTTGGTGGAAACGGCTCGACCGAATAAGTGCCGTGTGAAAGGGAAATCTGAAACACTTCTAGCGAATAAAGGATATTTACTAGTGAACGTCGAAGCCGTCATTGGTGTGAAATGTGCTGTGTATAACCTATTTTCACTAATTATCAGACTTTTCGAAAGGATTGCAGTGATCTCAAACATTAACCGAGCTCGTACCGACATAGCTGGTGTTCCATCCGATATGTTCGATACCGAAATGCCGTCGCACAAAGCGAATATCGACTTTGCAGCTTCAGTGAATTTGCTCTTTGCCATCCACATACCTGAAGCAATCTGTTTACCATTGTAACTATAGATTCACTTCAAAAGGAGTAAATCAAATCAGAACGAGGTTTCTTCGCAACTAAGCGAAGATCTGCAGTTGTAAAATCTTCAGGATGTGCAATCATCCCGAAATGAACCTCTATAGTTTATTCCGATCTATTCGAATCAAGCCAGAGATTGCATTCTCTAATCAACTTCTCAACTAAGGAGGACGCATCATGAACACATACTATCGCACCTGTTGTTCTTCTCAACAAAACCTTATCCTCTCGATTACTTCTTATATTCTAAGGGTTTACAGAAgtcgggggggggggggggggggggttattttctcactttctaTTTCCAGCTCAaatcacaggaaaaaaaagagtagataCTAGCGGCCAGGAAACGGATATCGAATAGGAAAAAGTAGACGGAAAACTTCGCAAACCATTAAAACACAACtcttttcccagaaaaaacattagaaCAATTTTACACATTCTTTTCTCGACACTCCATGAGTTGAATGATCGCCCATTGCTTTTGTTACCGTAACAGCCATTAAAGGCAAGATTTTTCAAGTGCAACGAGAAAGTTGGGGAATAAAAAAGTACCTTTTCAAGCAGAAAATTTCGAACTGAAGTACggtaaatttttggaaattcgtTCCCAATAAGACAGAAAACTAAAGGTTGTTGAAATGGAAGGATTTTTATATCGAATCgtaacaatttcatttttctgcctAGGGAAGTTGAAAATTGTAACAACCAACATTACTAGGTACTTAAAAATCCCTGCATACGTAATCATCTGATATTAGCTATTTCGTCATACTTTTCCCATTCTTTGACACCTGATCATCCTTTCGAAGTCATGATCTACTGTGTCACCTTTGTTATCTAAAAAGCGTTAGCATTTTTCCTCGAGAAAGCGTACATCACTGCGCTCCGGAAAGAGATCATAGTAAGATTAATAGCGATCACGATTCCTTCCCAATGGTGGAGTGCATCATGTCGggagaaaaatcgaagagaagtttttagtagaagaaaaacgggAACTTCAAACACAGTATATTGTAACCACAAATATTTGAGCTCGAGCCGAGACAATAGGTTCCAACCAATCAAGCGAAGGGTTCCCATAACCTATCTCCCTTTCTTGTTGTTAACATCAACACAgtaaaaatttaatgaaaatcCAGTGCAACCTATCAACGTTTCATGTTGATTGTCTGCAGATCTTCCAAATTCTTTGCTACGTAACACGAAAGCTTCCAGTGCAAGGATGGCGCGATCTTCATCGTTTATAGTAATGTAGTATTGTGCCACCTAAATAACATTTCTATGGAGATTTTCAGCATTCGATGTGAACGTAAAAACGTCAAGAACCTAAACCACCCGCGATCTCATGTCGAAAAGAGCTGGAAGCGAGCAAATAGTTCCATGCGTCAGCAACATAATTCATGCCGAATGGTAAGCAATAGAAAAATCTCACCGTTTTGATTAATTCATGAAACCATTCGAAATCTACTCCGGCTTGAGATGGGTTAATCATTTGTGCAGCTTGCAGGCGTGTGCGCATGGCCAATGGTCGAAGACCTCAAAGAAATATCAGAACTACAAAGAGGGTCCATCAATATGGCCTAGCAAATGCGAGGTAGAAGTAAACGGGATGACGGATAATATAGAACTTATTTAATATTCTATTCAATAAACAGAACATACCAAGAATATCTAACATTTCTATACGACTCTCGTAATATTTCCAATTCTTTACGTCTAAGCGCACAGCTGAAAACATTCACTGCCATTCAGAAACTTGAAGACTGACAAATTCTCTGCAGTACTGTATTAATTCGATATTTCACAAGATAGACATACCTCGCCCATAACAAGCAGCAGCCTCTTCGATAAGATCGAGCTTTTTCGACTCGTCTCCCCAATGAGCCCAATCTTCAGCAGGAGTTCTTGGATCCAAATGTGCAGCGAGTAGACCATATCTATAGCaatcaaaagaaataagaCGAGGAAAAATCACCACTGTAAACAATAGGACAGAAGCGAAAAGAGTAAGACCGTTGATGCTACTGTATCTAATTCCAATATaacaattatttgaaaattcaaaacaacgaAGAAATGAGACTTTAGAAGAAGCTCACTGTAAACTCTTCTGACAATCCCCCAGTTCTTCGTAGATATCAGAAACTTGACGGTACGAGGCAGCATTTCGAGGTTCTTGACGGAtgacctttaaaaaaagattaattcTTACTAACATATAAAACACCGCTTTCGGGACAAATGCTAATGTTGTCTGTAAAGTATGGGAAGACATACTTCAAGCAACACGGTCAACGCTTCTTGAGTGTTTCCCCTAGCGTATATAACGTTAGCATGGCCCAACAGGGCATCCATGGTCTTGCTCAACTTCCTTGGGATTCTTTCCCGTTCCGTGCTCGAATCCACTGCACCGGACTGAGAAGTCGATGGTTGACTTTCATCCGTTTCCATTGGAGCAGGAATTAAAAGAGCATCGGCTCGACAAGCGCCGAGTTCATCGTTAACTATCTAAAATTGTACGTTATGATTAATATGTTTTAAGCACCACAAAAGAATTGAAACAAGTTTTGATTCACCATGGAATTCTGAATAGTTTAAACCCAACGATTCAAATCACTATTATTGAGTGAGTAGAATGCAAGCCCTCCAACCTTGTATATCACTTTGTCACACTTTAACGTATCCAGTGATTGGCTGTCACagatttaaataattaaatcaccTCTTGCATCAGATTCCTTACGTGAACGGGAAGATCTTTGCCAGCCCGGGAAGAAAACTCGCTCTTGACCGGATGAGTCTGGAACTTtccaaatagaaaaatacttatattttacatttagAAGTCACTTAGGCATTCCGTAACGAACCTGCATTTCATCCGTTGTGGCGTATTCAAGCTCTTCTTCTATATCGTCTTCTATTGAATCtcctaaaaaaagagtttgaaCGATAATTTagcaaaatattttaggtTGTTACAAGAGTTCATCCCAGAATTATGGATTAAACGGTTCTCCTAGGAAACTATGACAGTAAACGTCCATGAGCCGGCTCATTAATATAATTGCTAGCCAAAATGGTTCACTTAGATGAGAAGAGGACAACAGAAGAAGATAAGTATGACACTTTCGAGGTAACTTGTGTTAGTAGAATAAGAGATAGAGGATAATGTGGGTCGGCGTTGCTCCATTTCTTCAGGACGCATCAAAAACCTTTGATTTCAAATCAGAAACGTATAAGTTAACTACCAATCCAGTGCTTCGTCTTCCAAAACAAGTCTAGTACCGATTCTATAGAATCCGGAAAGATGAATTGTTAGTTGGgccagggcggaggcgaaccACCGACCATAATAACGCTGCGGAATCTCTTAACACTGCGCTTCACTCCTCTCCCAAATAGAGAATACATATTTGTGACACTACTGGTAGACGTGAATAGTACCTGCGCCGTCAGCGGCCATCTCCTCCTCGATGGTTTGTCCACCTGTAAGTCGCATGAACTCGTCATAGTCGATCTCGTTGCGCATAAAACGCCCAAGAGCTCGATCGTATTCACCATTTTCGTCGTTAGATGCTGTTGAAAAGATAAGAGCTTCAATAAAATGAACCGCAGGTTCAAAATAATAGACacaaaatttcgagaaaaaaagtgttaccTGGAATCACTCCTGATACATCCATCCCTCCTATTGTGCCATCAAATGAAGATGTGTACTCGACCCCACTTTCTTAACACACGAACATTTTACGCAGTAAAATGAATATCAATGAAATAATTCTGGTCACAAAGTCTTTTCGAAGATGAGCACTTCACGAAGGAAACTAAGGATATCATTCTGTGTTCAAGAAGAGATACTAAAACCAACCATCCATCCGACATTCCACCGCATCCGAGATTTTGACAGGCTTCATGGATGTCAGCTGCACATCTGAAGAACTCTCTGACACGCTACCACTCATTCGTGCTGAAAAACTAATTTACTACGAGATTTTGCGTCAGCGACAATCATCCAGGCAGGAAGGAATTTCGCAGTCAGACTGAATGAAGTGAAGTAAAAATGTCTCACAAACAACTGAAATACATTAAAACCAAATTCTCAACACTTTATTTGGCAGAGAAGATCGGGTAACAAcataaaaaatttaacaacaacaacaacagcaataaCACAAACTTTATACCAGTGAAACATCTTAGCATCTGAGGTAGTCACAGAGATTTCTGTCGGAGAGTAGCACACTAAATCGTGAAAAGATGTAAACGACAAATAAGTCTTGTGCAGACTTTGACTTCCTTGCAGAAGTTTTGTGGGCATCATTCCCTAGTCAAAAATCCCTTCAGATGGCCACTGCTAGGTATTATTCAACAAATCAGACTAATTCTGTGGAATATAGTTCATTCCACAGAGAATCAGATGCAACGGAAAGAGAACGAACGAAAAGTAACGAAAGGAGCGGACAACAATTGTGCAATCACTTGAAAGTCGAATACTAACAATCTTTCTGAATGCAAACTTTGAAGGAAACGTAATTACGCAAATGACACAagttaaaaaagcaaaaacctGAAGAGGTATGAAATCGTTAAGGAAACGGTAACCAGTGGTGACTAACAAAGCCCAGAGGGTTTGATTGATATatgcaaaaattgcaaaaatccaaacatacgcaaaaattaaagaataatgCAGTAACAAAGTCATACTTAGAAATAAcaataagataaaaaagaaacgattttataaaaaaaaattttactcCTCTACCGCTTATTCATTTCCATTCGACATCGCATTATTTTGTTCGCTACGCTGACTGTTAGCCGCCTGCGAATCAGCACTGGCGCTCCCGTCGCCATCATTTTTACTTCCAAGATATGAACGAGGCAGGCGAATTGGTCCCTCGAAAGGTTCAAATGGATCAAATTCCTCGTCGAGACTcctgcgcaaaaaaaaaaaaaaattaaaaaaggaacttaACCAACCGGACAGGTAACAACTTCACCGAGAAGTGGTATACTCCAcagtgagaaaaagaaaactcacctGTAGTTACGGCGAAGTCCTCGTTCCCCTCCACCTCGTCCCCCTCTTACTTTCTTGTGCTGATAGCCGAAATCGTCATGGTCCGAAAATCTTTTGCCACTACCTCCTCTTCCCTACAAACACAGAGTCAAATAACAGGAAAGCTTTCCAAATCCAAAATCAAATTGCACAATGAAATTACCCAAAACCCTCCTCGTTGGCCGCGACTTATTCTGTAGTCATTTTGACCACGAAACCCTCCACGAAATCCGCCTCGTTGTGTACCTCTACCGCCTCTGAAACTTCGGCGACCTCGAAATTCATCGCCATGAGAAAAGTCATGACTACTCCcctaaaacgaaaaaaagttgaaaaaggtGCTAAGATACTACAATGTGCGAACTGACACAATCGTTATGACTAAAAAGAGGAATATTCcgataaaagtgaattttgtCTCAACATCGTAAAAAGATTGTGATAGGATTCGAATCACCTCTCAACGATAACAATTTGCTCACAGGGGAAGTGTCAGGAATGGCTTCATAAGAGTAAAATAAGAGCTCGCTAGGAAAGTTGGAGAGTACTCCTTGGATTTGTTTCTCTTGTTCATTCAGAACATGTCTCGGAACACATTAGAAATTCTCGCGGAAATAGTACAACCATGCCCAGCACACCAAAATATATTGACGGCAAATGACACTTCACAATTTGGTTTCGCGGTTACATTGCAACATCTACCCTTCAAAAACATGCACAGAGGTTTGAACTGGGTCGCCTCTCCACAAAAATAaagtcttttttgttttgataagaaattgatcttttttaTGCTTTGGTGGAGTACAATAACTTTCCTCGATCTTGAtacttcgatttctttttcaagtatTAAGATTTATGCGAATCGGTGTTATTCCTTCGCTTATAACGGGTGCCGCAACACTCGTAGAACTAGTGGAACAtgtaatcttcaaaaaaatattcgaaatggAGATACATTCCctctcaaatatttatttcaaaaggcAAAACTGCAGACCTTGAGGATTTCAAGTCCTAAGGAATATATGAAGATATCCACCTGTTGAATATTTTTGCAAGGTTATATGTTTCACTACAGTTGTATTTCTGCGAATGTAGTAGAATCTatcaaaagcaaaagaaataacaCTGATTGGCAAGAATCCCAAAGCTTGAAACATAAATTCGACAATCGGGAGCGGTGCTCCGacctctttcacttttggacggtcgGCGAAGGGATACTCATCACTGGCGCTGCACCTCATGAACTAGAGGGTCCGGCTGCTctctatcgcatctatgcctTGAAGTAGAACTCATGGtgtcaaaataaaagaaactcaCTGTACCCAGAACGAATAAGAACTAAAAAATACAACTGTCTATCCGGACACCAAAAACGAATGcttaaaatttgagaaaacgcATTCCAGTTAGAAGGCACTAGCAGATCTTACTCAGtacctctctctctctctgcaaACTGCAATTTCGCTcatctttccaattttttttttttgaaaagaactagAAATTATTTAGTTTGCCACTCTATATAGTAGTAAGTACCAGTAAATCTTAGCTCTCCCGCTGTCAGTGGAGTTATCGGATCTCCAGGCACACAACCTACAGAGTCATGCTCGCAATTTCagatcaaaaacaaacaatacagTTCTCAAAAGAACGATGCATTATCTTGCTCCCTTTTCAATGAAATGTCAGAatgcgagagagagagagagggagaaagAGTCCGAAGATTCCGAAAAGAAAACCACACCTCCTGAGCCGATCGAGCCATAGCCCTCG is a window encoding:
- a CDS encoding hypothetical protein (NECATOR_CHRX.G26589.T2), whose translation is MSGSVSESSSDVQLTSMKPVKISDAVECRMDESGVEYTSSFDGTIGGMDVSGVIPASNDENGEYDRALGRFMRNEIDYDEFMRLTGGQTIEEEMAADGAGDSIEDDIEEELEYATTDEMQTHPVKSEFSSRAGKDLPVHVRNLMQEIVNDELGACRADALLIPAPMETDESQPSTSQSGAVDSSTERERIPRKLSKTMDALLGHANVIYARGNTQEALTVLLEVIRQEPRNAASYRQVSDIYEELGDCQKSLQYGLLAAHLDPRTPAEDWAHWGDESKKLDLIEEAAACYGRAVRLDVKNWKYYESRIEMLDILGLRPLAMRTRLQAAQMINPSQAGVDFEWFHELIKTVAQYYITINDEDRAILALEAFVLRSKEFGRSADNQHETLIGMWMAKSKFTEAAKSIFALCDGISVSNISDGTPAMSISLSHGTYSVEPFPPKSDVEFHVDESFSTITLSRLIVCFIGLGRRDLATPLKEILLKRNLTNHNEEPYVLEIARAFYNCDAFKTTKLFLESLQEWNNYCDNAEMWFIYGNTAAALKDIPTAMESFEKVLQVNPGHVDARINLSGLQQKIGQSDRALETLQDYDLDTCTHLPDERLLIRQADVLFESQKTEQFVRCCRMLLTPHFYEVHRNQETASRRRSSKNGIFLSNTLRVAAMNAITNTNWEKFVRRLGTAAFNERRSVDDIDPALIHDYCLKLIECLLAAKRYQDMLVVCCYAFLQPRINKSEKATTFQNLLYFCAIKAQCWSVAFEYVRWYHMLTNTAHQLALPNNREVLYKRLFNAMNYVFVHSQNVSYHRYVMRSLAKCPGNHALQAISGNNSLITGTYRHALGEYLRVWNQNKKNPLICLLLALTFTHMSCKKDLSSRHMIAVRGVAFMKLYEKNRPCRQESYYNIGRMFHQMSITPLAIYFYEKVLAEPPPLVYYTDDEGNEVLRPDSMYDMRRFAAHNLALMYRASGNDYLARKMYAKYLVV